The Virgibacillus sp. MSP4-1 genome has a segment encoding these proteins:
- a CDS encoding peptide chain release factor 3, whose translation MADMKTEVNRRKTFAIISHPDAGKTTLTEKMLLLGGAIRTAGSVKAKKSAKFATSDWMELEKQRGISVTSSVMQFEYQGYKINILDTPGHEDFSEDTYRTLMAVDSVVMILDVAKGVEAQTKKLFKVCRDRGIPIFTFINKMDRFGKEPLELFEEIEEVLGIESTPINYPIGMGPTFTGVYDRFEKQIEYYDDGEKVGTQEIQDYDDLQEHLEKVTDQATIDQLMEDLMLMDEAGNEFDYEAVKEGKQTPVFFGSAVSSFGVPTFLEHFLEMAPLPATRNSSKGTVKPTDEEFSGFVFKIQANMDPAHRDRIAFLRICSGKYEKGMTTWLDRTGKQMKLALPQQFFADSRENVEEAYAGDIIGLYDPGVYQIGDTVCGSKNIFSFGDLPQFPPEHFAKVRPKNAMKHKQYIKGIQQIAQEGAIQVYRTPHMEETILGAVGQLQFDVFIYRMKAEYGVDLVMDTLSFQIARWVAEGEVPEKLRRTSTNMMVYDYVDRPVMLFKNDFNLEYFQSQNESIILSERPPKKE comes from the coding sequence ATGGCTGATATGAAAACAGAAGTGAATAGAAGAAAAACGTTTGCAATCATTTCCCACCCTGATGCCGGGAAAACAACGCTTACGGAAAAAATGCTTTTGCTGGGTGGGGCAATTCGTACAGCAGGCTCTGTAAAAGCAAAGAAATCGGCAAAGTTTGCAACGTCAGACTGGATGGAGCTTGAAAAACAACGGGGGATTTCCGTTACATCAAGTGTGATGCAGTTTGAATACCAGGGATACAAAATTAATATTCTCGATACCCCGGGGCACGAGGACTTTAGTGAGGATACCTACCGTACACTTATGGCCGTAGACAGTGTGGTTATGATACTGGATGTTGCCAAGGGTGTGGAAGCACAGACGAAGAAACTGTTTAAAGTTTGTCGGGATCGAGGCATTCCAATTTTCACCTTTATAAACAAAATGGACCGCTTCGGGAAAGAACCTCTTGAGCTGTTTGAAGAAATTGAAGAGGTATTAGGGATTGAATCCACCCCTATTAATTACCCTATTGGAATGGGACCTACTTTCACAGGGGTTTATGACCGGTTTGAAAAGCAGATTGAATATTACGATGATGGTGAAAAGGTAGGCACACAGGAAATTCAGGACTATGATGACCTGCAGGAACACCTGGAAAAGGTTACAGACCAGGCGACCATTGATCAACTGATGGAAGACCTTATGCTCATGGATGAAGCAGGTAATGAATTTGATTATGAAGCTGTCAAGGAAGGGAAGCAGACACCTGTCTTCTTTGGCAGTGCCGTTTCAAGCTTTGGGGTTCCAACCTTTTTAGAGCACTTTTTAGAAATGGCCCCCTTGCCGGCTACACGGAATTCATCAAAAGGAACGGTAAAACCGACAGATGAGGAGTTTTCCGGCTTTGTCTTTAAAATTCAGGCAAACATGGACCCTGCTCACCGTGACCGAATTGCCTTTCTTCGCATTTGCTCAGGCAAATATGAAAAAGGGATGACGACATGGCTGGACCGAACAGGGAAGCAGATGAAGCTGGCTCTTCCTCAGCAGTTCTTTGCTGACAGCCGTGAAAATGTAGAGGAAGCATATGCCGGGGACATTATTGGTCTGTATGATCCAGGGGTCTATCAGATTGGGGACACAGTCTGCGGATCTAAGAATATTTTCAGTTTTGGCGATTTGCCGCAGTTTCCACCGGAGCATTTTGCCAAAGTGCGGCCAAAAAATGCTATGAAGCATAAACAGTACATCAAAGGGATTCAGCAAATTGCCCAGGAAGGCGCGATTCAGGTTTACCGGACGCCGCATATGGAGGAAACCATTCTGGGAGCAGTGGGTCAGCTGCAATTTGATGTATTTATTTATCGAATGAAGGCAGAATATGGTGTGGACCTTGTGATGGATACGCTAAGCTTCCAGATTGCCCGCTGGGTAGCTGAAGGTGAGGTACCTGAAAAATTAAGACGGACCAGTACGAACATGATGGTTTATGATTATGTGGATCGACCTGTTATGCTGTTCAAAAATGACTTTAACCTTGAGTATTTCCAAAGTCAGAATGAAAGCATTATCCTGTCAGAGCGCCCGCCAAAAAAAGAATAA
- a CDS encoding ABC transporter substrate-binding protein, with amino-acid sequence MKQALKVLGLVLFMTMVSIGLIGCASDDESKQDEKPAQEQEQNQEEQGSGQDSNEAAFPVTITDDSGEEVVIEEEPERIVSVIPSATEIIFGLGLGDKVVGVTDNDNYPEEVKEIESVGGLELNVEKIISLEPDLVVADVNNGESISQLREQGIKVLVLGAQTLEETYKDILTAGKATGTTDHAEEVVASMKEDVESVKKVVQDIPEDERKTVWIEIGEELFTAGNGTFLNELVQTAGGVNIMSDQEGWPQVSEEEVIQSNPDVIFLTYASYVENAVQKVKNRDSWKDVTAIEEGQVYPLNSDITERPGPRITQGLTKIAEYLYPEKFNQE; translated from the coding sequence ATGAAACAGGCTTTGAAAGTATTAGGACTCGTTTTATTTATGACCATGGTGTCCATTGGTTTAATCGGATGTGCATCAGATGATGAATCCAAACAGGATGAAAAACCTGCACAGGAGCAGGAACAGAACCAGGAGGAGCAAGGGAGCGGACAGGATTCAAACGAAGCTGCCTTTCCGGTCACGATTACAGATGATTCTGGTGAAGAGGTTGTCATAGAAGAAGAGCCGGAGCGCATTGTATCTGTGATTCCAAGTGCAACAGAAATTATCTTTGGACTGGGGCTTGGCGATAAAGTCGTAGGGGTAACAGATAATGACAACTATCCCGAAGAAGTAAAGGAAATTGAATCGGTTGGTGGCCTGGAGTTGAATGTTGAAAAAATTATATCTTTGGAACCCGATTTGGTTGTGGCTGATGTCAATAATGGGGAATCTATTAGTCAGCTGAGAGAACAGGGCATTAAGGTGCTGGTCCTTGGAGCGCAGACCCTGGAGGAGACGTATAAAGATATTTTAACAGCCGGAAAAGCAACGGGTACAACAGATCATGCAGAAGAAGTAGTTGCCTCCATGAAAGAGGATGTAGAATCAGTGAAAAAGGTTGTTCAGGACATTCCCGAGGATGAGCGGAAAACAGTATGGATTGAAATAGGGGAAGAGCTCTTTACAGCTGGAAACGGAACATTTTTAAATGAACTGGTTCAAACGGCTGGTGGGGTTAATATCATGTCTGATCAGGAAGGCTGGCCTCAGGTTAGTGAAGAAGAGGTTATTCAAAGCAACCCTGATGTTATTTTCCTGACCTATGCCAGTTATGTGGAAAATGCGGTGCAAAAAGTAAAGAATCGTGACTCATGGAAGGATGTCACGGCTATAGAGGAAGGTCAGGTTTATCCTTTAAATTCTGATATTACGGAGCGGCCGGGACCCCGCATCACTCAAGGGTTAACAAAAATAGCGGAGTACTTGTATCCGGAAAAGTTTAATCAGGAATAG
- a CDS encoding iron ABC transporter permease, which translates to MKGHQLYTKKLIIWIPVLLTILLFTVIFSVSIGSAEINMMTVWIVICSKIPLIGEGMEQTWKDTTETIIWNIRMPRIILSILVGAALALAGAIYQGVLRNPLADPFILGVSSGSALGAALVLLLGFESILFGQWTLPVVAFSSGLLTLFIVYTLARINRRLQMETLILAGVVVQAFIASMLSLILALSDEKMQTIMYWMMGSLALTDWSYNRVIFPFVLLSILFVAFLTRELNMLALGEEAAYYSGVSVQKVRVVLLIVASLLTGVAVSVSGTIGFVGLIVPHMIRLIFGADYRLILPLSVIGGAIFLVGADTIARTILEPRELPIGIITAFLGAPFFGYLLRKKKSDYF; encoded by the coding sequence ATGAAAGGGCATCAGCTATACACGAAAAAGCTTATCATCTGGATACCAGTATTATTGACGATTTTGCTGTTTACTGTAATCTTCAGTGTATCAATCGGAAGTGCAGAAATTAACATGATGACGGTCTGGATCGTGATTTGCTCGAAAATTCCTCTGATCGGAGAGGGAATGGAACAGACATGGAAGGATACGACAGAAACGATTATCTGGAATATCCGTATGCCACGGATTATTTTAAGTATTCTCGTTGGAGCTGCGCTTGCATTAGCAGGGGCTATTTACCAGGGGGTGCTGAGAAACCCGCTGGCAGATCCGTTTATATTAGGTGTGTCTTCCGGATCAGCCCTTGGTGCAGCCCTTGTATTATTGTTGGGGTTTGAAAGTATTCTGTTCGGACAATGGACCCTGCCAGTGGTTGCTTTCAGTTCAGGTTTGCTTACACTCTTCATCGTTTACACCTTAGCCAGGATTAACCGCCGTTTGCAGATGGAAACATTAATCTTAGCAGGGGTTGTCGTTCAGGCCTTTATTGCTTCCATGCTGTCCCTGATTCTCGCTCTCTCGGATGAAAAAATGCAGACGATTATGTACTGGATGATGGGAAGCCTTGCCCTTACAGATTGGAGCTACAATCGCGTGATTTTTCCGTTTGTTCTCCTGAGTATTCTGTTCGTAGCATTTTTAACGAGAGAATTGAACATGCTGGCTCTTGGGGAAGAGGCTGCTTATTATTCGGGAGTATCGGTCCAAAAGGTAAGGGTCGTGTTATTAATCGTGGCATCGCTTTTAACCGGTGTGGCTGTTTCAGTTTCAGGAACGATTGGTTTTGTCGGTTTAATTGTTCCCCATATGATCCGCCTGATTTTCGGAGCGGACTATCGATTGATTTTGCCACTGTCTGTGATTGGCGGGGCGATTTTTCTTGTGGGTGCTGACACGATTGCCCGAACCATATTAGAGCCCCGGGAATTACCAATTGGCATCATTACGGCATTTCTGGGTGCACCGTTTTTTGGTTACTTACTGCGGAAAAAGAAATCCGATTATTTTTAG